Below is a window of Vicugna pacos chromosome 20, VicPac4, whole genome shotgun sequence DNA.
gGAAGGACAGAGCCAGCACCAGGTCTACGCCTCAGGGAGTTCTCTGTCATCCATGTGGCTTCCTCCCCTCACTGGATCACATGGGGCTTTCTCACTGTCCCTTCATCCTTCCAACTGAACTATGACCTGGAAGGTACCTCCTGCCTATTACAAGTTCACTTCACAAGCTCACAGAGGGCACGCTCCCTTTAGGATTGGTCCCCACACTTCTGGGTTTTCTAGCCCAGTCCCAGTCTCAAATGTTGAGTCTCATTGCTGGCCCATGAAGTCCAGGTTTTAGTTCAGAAAGCCTAGAAGGGTAGCTTTGAGGGGTACCTATGGGCTTCCACCTTGTTCCAGTTGGGAGGAAGAGTTGAAGAAGTTTGGGTGGACAGGGATAAAGGTCAGGGGCAACAGAATCCTGAGTACCAGACCCCTGCCCTCTCTTCCCAGTGGACGATCCTACCTGCTCCGACTGTGAGGAGTTGAGCTGCCCTGGGAATTTGCTGGGCTTCACGCTCCTCACCTCTGGCTACTTTGGAACTCATCCTTCCAAACCTCCAGGTACCAGACTGGAAAGCCTCCAGAAGGAGAGAAAGTCACTTCCTAGGGATCTCAGTTCTGTAGGCCCTTCCTTGTCCTGTTTCCTGTGGCATCACTTCCTGAAAGGAGAGGAGGTTGGGAAGGAGGTGGGCGGATGAAGGCCCATTGACGTGGCCATGATTGTTGGGGTTGGGGAGCAGCTTCTTACTCAGTTGATAAAACTTCTCCATTGCCTGAAGGCAGCTTTTGGGGACTGATTGGAGGGACTAGGGGATTCACCTTGTGCTGTGATGATTGCCTATTCCAGATTAACTCCAGATTTGCCCTCTACAAAATTTTCTGCTGATCCTTTGCTGAGAAATGAGAGGATCAGGCCAGGTCAGGAAGGGTCTCATTTTCTTAGGAGGCAATGGGCTTTTTACCTCCACCCTCCAGATTCCTTTCCCCAACCCAGGGAAATGTAGCCACGGGGGCCATTTTGACCAGAGCAGCTCCCAGCCACCACGAGGAGGCATCAACAAGGATAGCACATCCCCAGGCTTCTCCCCCCACCACATGCTGCACCTCCAGGCTGCAAAACTGGCCCTCCTGGCCTCCATCCAGGCCTTCAGCCTCCTGCGAAGCCGCCTGGGAGACAGGGGTTTCTCCAGGTGAGTGGCCTCCTGGAGATGGACTCCTTAATAGGTAGGTGCTCCAGAGCTAAGAAACGAGGGGCTGGGGACAAATGTGCAGACCCTTCACTGTATCTCTGGCCTGCTTCCCAGGCTGCTGGACATCACCCCAGCCTCTAGCCTGAGCTTTGTCCTGGATACCACGGGTAGCATGGGTGAGGAGATCAACGCTGCCAAAATCCAGGCTCGCCACATTGTGGAGCAGCGGCTGGGAAGCCCCATGGAGCCCAGCCACTACATCCTGGTGCCTTTCCATGACCCAGGTAACTGTGGTATGGCTGGGGTAGTGGACAGAAGTCCAGGGCGAGGGGTAAATGCCACTGGTAGGAAAGTGCCCTCATGACTTCACTTCTGTAGTAAAATGGAGGCACTTTCTGTAGTCCTGGCTGAGCCTGTACTGGTACCTGTGTGCATACAGGAAACAATGGGCCACTTCTTCCGCTATTTCCAAAATGACAGCACTTTCCATGTGAGTTTAGTCATGATACATGCTTAGACAGGTGGCCTCTGCTTTCTTAGGCTTCCATTCTAGTAAGTCATTTTCAATTCTCTCCATTTCCTGTAGACAGAGGTTGGGATGAAGATGGGGGTGCTGGCGGGTCCAGGCCTTTGTGAAATGTTTGAGTCAGCTAGTTACATCATATTCCTTTCCCTGCTGAACTGGAAGTCAAATCACTTGACCTGAGTCGACTGTGTGTCTCGCTGTGTGTCCTTAGGCTGATTGTTTAACCTCTCTTTTCTCAATTTCATCATCCATAAAATGTATCAGTACTTGCCTTATCCTGCCTAACTCCCATAGTTGAAATGATCATCAAATAAAATTTGGACTGAGAATCCCCTAAGGGCAGAGTTTGAGCCTGATTTGCATGTATAAATCTCATAGTAGCTGACATTCGGTAGAGGCTTATCACATATTAGATGAAGGTGTGAGTAAATTAATAAGTAAGAAtttagcacctactgtgtgtcaaagCACTGTTCTTAGATTTACAAAATCAATTCAGTCATCCCAATAACCCTGTCTGAGGTAAATACTATTATTTCTCTGGCTTTtctgtgaagaaactgaggccctgacacattgtaaaatgattataaatcaataaaaagttaaaaaaaaaaaaagaaagaaactgaggccctagttttatttttttcttaatcaaactataattgatttacaatgtttcaggtgtacagtgaagtgattcagttgtgtatattccattataggttattacaagatattaaatatagttccttgtgctatatagtaggtccttgtagtttatctgttttatatgtagtagtgtgtaactgttaatctcaaactcctaatttatccctccctccccctttcccctttggtaaccataaggttgttttctatgtctgtgagtctatttctgttttgtaaataagttcatgtgtatcattctttcagattccacatataagtgatacatgacatttgtctttctctgatttacttcacttagtatgataatctctaggtccatccatgttgctgccctAGTTGTTTTTTTATACTTATACATATACCCAAAAAGGCCCACTCAGGATCACAGGAAGTGCCACCATTTTGTGAGGAAATGAGGTCCACTTTCCCATCAGAGGTACCTAGCCCCTACCTTGTCCTACcctgtgtgtataaatataacagAATATTGTTATCTCAATATTTGTCCACCCAAGGAACACAGTGGACCTCTTGACTGGGGAGATGGCCCTgggtgggagtgaggggagaTCTCTTCTCACTCATTTcaatctcctttctccttccccagggTTTGGTCCTGTCTTTACAACCAGTGACCCTGACAGTTTCTGGAAACAACTCAATGAGTTACATGCCTTGGGAGGTGGAGACGAGCCCGAGATGTGCCTGTCAGCTCTAGAGGTCTGCCCTCCCTACCCTGTCCCttcttctcccctcctttccaGGCCCCACCATCAAGGGAGCTAGAGCTTCCCTGGGACCCCACCCTCAGCTCATTTTCAGAGCCTAATCCCACTAGCTTCACTCCAGGTTCCAGGGCCCGATTGCCTTCTACTCTGCCCTCCCTTGCTCTACCCATTCCCCTACTGccaccattttttttaacatcaatCTTTTACCTCCCTTCCAGCTGGCCTTGCTACACACACCTCCACTCTCAGACATCTTTGTCTTCACTGATGCCTCCCCCAAGGATGCCTTTCTCACCAACCAGGTGGAAGCCCTGACTCAGGAGCGGCGTTGCAGAGTGAGCATAGCTGGGGGGAGACTCAGTGTTAGCCACCCAGGGATGTGAGAAATCCTAGGACAACACTCTCATAATAAGGGTCACACCCACACTATGGTGGTTAAACTAGACTTGGCTTACGTGGGGAGAAGTGGACCATTAATATAACATTTCTCAATCCCTTTAACAGTACTAAAGAGTGGGAGACCCTACCATTAATGATACTGAATTTGTATTTGAACCTGCCCCCAGTAAACCAGTTGAAGAACTGGAGATCTGGTTGCCAACAATCCACTATGTGGATGACATATGGTGACAGTTACAGAGAGTGGCAACTTCTAACTGAAGGCCAGGCGTTGTGTCATTAGAAGACCCTGCTGTAGCAGCCAGAGGGTAGACAGAGAATTTATCACCAATCATCAGCTCTGTAGAAAGCTTGAGCACAGGAGACCTTTGTTTACAATGTTAGATGGCACATAGAAACCTCAAGTACTGGCCTCTCTTCTGGACACAGGTCACATTCCTGGTGACTGAAGACCCATCTAGGTTTCATGGCCGAGCTCGACGTGAGGTCTTGTCCCCTCTGCGTTTTGAGCCATATGAAGCAGTGGCCCTGGCCTCAGGAGGAGAAGTGATCTTCACCAAAGACCAGTATATTCGCGATGTGGCAGCCATTGTTGGGGACAGCATAGCTGATCTGGTAAGGGTAGGAGCCAGACAGATCAGTGCACTCAACTCAGGACTGAGGGGATGGGTGCACTGCATTTCTCTTTCTTGTAGGAGGAGAATGGCTCCCATTGCTGGCTTGCCATTCTAGGCAGAAGGGTGGGAAAGGAAGTTTCTCTCCCTCTGAGATCCATGGCTACAAACTTCTACACTACTGTATTAGTACTTCCGTCTCCCCCCTAGTCATGGCCTCTAGTGTTCCGTCCTCATGGCTACCCTAGAAGTCCTGCCATCTTTTAAGGGGGGGCAAGAAGTGGTTGCATCATCCTTAGTCCCTTTCCTCCAATTTTGTCATTGACCATAGCTTCAACCCTGGTCCTTCCTCCCTCAGTGGTATCCCTTCTCTATGTGTTATTTAGTTTGTCtctacctttctttcttctttgttcccCCCTCATCCCATGTCTTATCTTCTCCCCATTTTTCGGCCCTGCTCCCTCAAGGTGACCCTGCCCCTGGAGCCTTCTGTTGTTGTGCCTGAGAGGCCACTTGTGTTCAGTGTGGATGGGCGGCTCCAGAGGGTCACAGTCCGGATCCACGGGGAAGTCAGCAGTTTCTGGATCAGGAATCCTGCAGGTACTTCCACGTGTGTGTCtcaaggcagagggaagaatGGAGGTTGGAGAATGAGAGGTAATGTACTAAGGGAATGGAATTCTCATGTGACAATCTCTTATCCCCAACACCCACTCAGGAGTCTCCCAGGGCCAGGAGGAAGGTGACGGGCCTCTAGGTCACACTCGCCGCTTTGGGCAGTTCTGGATGGTGACCATGAATGACCCCTTGCAGACAGGAACCTGGGAGATCCAGGTCACAGCCGAGGGCATCCCCCGGGTAAGAGTGCAAGGTAAGGAGGGAGATATTtctgggaaaagaaaggaagactgCCAAGCTCAGAGAGCAACATCAGTCACAGCCATCTCGGGAAGGTCTCTGACTGCCTTTGCCCTCCCTCAGCCCAGACCTCCCTGGACTTCCTCTTCCACTTTGGGATCCCCAAGGAGGACGGACCCCACCCTGGCCTCTACCCCCTGACTCAACCAGTTGCAGGTACATTTACCCCCATCCCCAActtgtttacatatatataaactttagTGAATtacaataaacatttaataagGTCCACCAAATGTAAGTGTTCAGGTGGGTGGATTCTATATAATACACCCATGTAACCATCACTCAGTTCAAGCTGTAGAATATTTCGCATCCCAGAACTCACTCCGGGCCCTCCCCATCCATACTCCCCAGAACCAACCCCTATTCAAAGCTGCTCATCCTTTTCTCCTTGTCTCCAAATCTCATGCAGATCACTGTTCTCTCCCCCCCATCCCTGTCCCAGGTCTCCAGACCCAACTGCTGGTCGAAGTGACAGGGCTGGGCTCCAGAGGACACCCTGGAGATCCTCTGCCACATTTCTCCCATGTTGTCCTTCGAGGAGTCCCGCAGGGTGCTGAGCTGGGCCGGGTGCCTTTGGAGCCCGTGGGACCCCGGGAGCGAGGTCTCTTTGCTGCCTCTCTACCGCCCACACTTATGTCCACTACGGGACCCTTTTCTCTGGAGATTATTGGCCAGGATGGAGCGGGGCAGGGCCTACACCGGGCAGCCCCCCAGCCCTGTGCTGTAGTTCCTGTCCTTCTGGAGGTGAGAAGCCAGTGGAAGGTGTGGCCAGGTCTGGAAAGAATAGGACCTGCCCCTCCCCTGACTGGCCCTCCTCTACAGCTCAGCGGTCCCCCAGGTTTCCTGGCGCCgggaaccaaggccctgctcagcCTCCACATTGCCAGTTTCTCAGGCCCTCGGGATCTTGATCTTAGGACATCTGTCAACCCCAGCTTCACTCTCACCTCCAACCTCTCCAGGTGAAGCCCCTGAATCCTCCTGCTCCCTTTGGGACTCATCTTTCTATCCCCAGGTTTCAGGCTCTGGTATACCTCATTAAGCCTTGCCTCCTGCCCTTTCAGATTGGTgctcctctccctgcctgtgcTTGGCTCTCAGCTATTTGGAGCCTGGGGCTTCAGCCTGATATCAGTCCATGTCACTACTCTCCAGGGTTAGCCTAGAACAGAATGAGTCTGCCTGGGGGCGCCTGTGGCTGGAGGTCCCAGACTCAGCTGCCCCGGACTCTGTGGTGATGGTGACTGTGACTGCAACAGATCGAGAAGCCAGCACAGTGCCCCCAACCCATGCCTTCCTCCGGCTCCTGGTGCTGGCCCCGGCCCCACAGGTGAGGTGCCCCCACTTTCCACTGCAGAATAGGCAGGGCAAGAGGACGGTGGTACAGCCACCCTGACAGTTTCTCCTTCTCCCCAGAACCAGCTCCCTGCTCCTGTCTACTCCACTGACCCTGTCCTCACCACAACCAGCCCTACCCTTCATCCTTCTACTTCGGTGACTcggggcagagctgggggagggctAGTGGGCAACCCGTGGTGGGGCACAGTTGGAGGGGCGCTGATCCTGCTAGGCCTGGCCTCCTGCTGACACAACAGCCCCTCGAGGGATGGGTCTCCAGCGGTATTTGCTATCTTGCCCCATTGGTGAGAAGGCAACATGGTCCTCAGGACCCTACTCTCCCAGGTAGGATGGCGGTTTTCCTTCTCATGCACTTATCCCTTCTCTTTCTTAGTGGAGGGCAATGGATTCTCTCATAATGCACTTTCCCTAACCCTTGTGGGAACCAAACCAAAGACTCATTTTTGGAGAAAGCTGCTTTCTATTCCTCTGTAGCATCTTTATCCCACTACTTATTCATGCTCTCTCAGGCTCAGGTAGAGGGGAAGATAATGTGGGGGCAGAGATTAAGATTTGGAGTGTGAGGAAGGTACTCCACTTCCTACCaaaaagtattatttataaaattgtttttattgaaattctagagatgcttctattttatttttgtatttaaagtTGAAGGACAGTTTCAATAAACATGTCTTCTCCCCAGAGGGATTTCAGAGAAAGATTATGCAAATCATTTAGGGAAGAGGGAGAGTGTAAGACACCAAAAAGGTGAGATGGAAGTTTTCAGGAGAGAAGAAACTATATACCAAAATGTTTGGACTTCATTTGACCCACTACTTGGAGCCATTTAGCTGTTGAGTCAAAAAAGGGAATAAGGAGGCTGGGGGTTCTGACCTAGCCTCCTCAGCACAACTGAGGGGAACCAGAGGAGACCTTAAACATGGGTAGGGCCCACCCGTCCCTCGGGGTAGCCCGACTGAGCCATTTCCCCCTTTGGCTGAATGACTCCTTTCTGCTGTCTTGTCAACTcctggagaagaggagagagacagtTTGGGTGTTTGTGCTCCCCCCTCCCACTGAGGCCCAGGGCTTCCACCCTCCCCCAACTTCTCTACAGCTTACCTGCTGCTGCCACAAGTTCTGTTTCCTTGGCCTTCCCTTCCAGTCTTGGGTGGCGCAGGAACTATCTTTGTTCAAGGGATGTGGAGAGAactgaggggtgggggggattCACTGTTTTGTTAGACCAGAACTGACCCCAAGGCTGCTTCCCATGACCCCACTTCCCAAAAGTCTAaactaaaaacaataaactcaccTTCCCCTGAATTAGATTCTGCAAACAGATGTTCACCTTTTGAATCTGGGCTAACTGGGGGCTGCCAGGCTCTGAGTGTGAATCTGTTAGAAAATTCTAAAGGAAGAGTTAGAGACAGACAACGTGGTGAAAACTTGAGCTCATATGCCATTCCTCCCCTCCGTCTGGATCCCCTCCTCCCAATTCCCCACCAGGCAGGGGGGCAATTCTAATACTCTCCACTCCATCTCTTTAACAGTCCAGTTCCTCCATCCTCCTCAAATAGCACAGCACCCCTTCTCTTCTTTATGGATCTTCCCTGTCCATCCCTGACTCATTGGAACAATCCAGGCCACTCCTCCATCTCCATGCAGTGATCCAAATCATGTCCCTCTGAATGGAATGCAGATCAGCCTCCTCTAGGCCCAACAATGAACACCAACTGAACACTTGGTGGCATCCTGTCATTGCAATGTTACTTCCAATTCATGATCCCTGCCCATTAACTCTTGCCCTTCCAGGACGGTGTCAGGCTGTGTCCATGTGTCCCTGCAAGCCCTGCCCCGCACACGGTAGATCAGCCTCATACCTCACCAAGGGCCCCCAGACGCAGCTGCTGTTGCTGGGCTTCCCTCAGGCGGCCCTCATACCAGGCCTGGCTATGCTCCAGCAGCTCCAGCCCCTGCCACAGGGCATCCTGTTCCCTCTCCAGAGCCTGCATCCTCTGcagctggaaaaagcaaggagCAGAGGCTAACTCACTCCACAGCAGGGCTCTGGGCCATGCTGGGCCCTTCCTCTTAACCCCTGATTGGGTTCACTATCTGGTCACTGAGTATGAGCCCAGATTGGTCACTGAGGACCTGAAGGACAAGGGAAAGGAGGGATAGACTTAAAAGTCCTCAAAATCAAGTGGAAATGGAGGAGACTGATCTAGGGAGAGGGGCTTCCCCTGATACTCACCCAGAGGAAGAAGCTCCGGGCCCCTGGGTCTTGGTGGCTTGTctccagtggcagcagcagaaccGTGTAGGGGGCCTGCACCAGGGGCAGCCCACTGCGACCCCGGCTCCCCATGGTTCTGAGGTGGGAAGAGTGGAGCCACGCCCACTGCTGCACAGGGCTGGTCCCTCCCATTCCCCTAGCCTTGCACCCGTCCTACCTAGTCTTTCAGCCTCTCAGAGCCCTTCCTGCTGTGTCTGCCTGAGGTTGAGGTGTTCCTACTTTAAGGAGAAAGACCATCTCCCGTGGGCTCCTGTCTTCCCTCTCGTCTGTTTTTGTAAGGTCTGTTGAAGTGGCTGGTCCTCATGGAGTCCTTCTGTGTAGAACTCAAGGGTCTCCCTCCAGCAGTGATACTGTATTTTTAATGAGGCAGGGCAGGTCCCTCTGTGGACTGCTGCTTTGCGTTTCATCTCTTTCCTATTCTCCTGTCTGTCTGGCCTAAGGAAACAATAACTTTCtccaaaataaactttattactaacagaaaacaaaatttacagGGAAACTGAGAACTCTAGGTCTGaaggagataaggaaacaaagagGGTCTGGCAGCCCCCCGGGGTCTGGGAGGCGGAGGAGGGCCGAGGAAGGACTCTCAGAGGACGGCCGTGGCGGCAGGCAGCACTTCCTGACTCATGAAAATGTCCAGGTCCAGACTGGGATCTTCCAAATCCAGTTTCAGAAACTTATCTACTAATGTCTGGCAACTGAGGGGAGAGAGAATGGCGAGATTTATGAGAGGAGGGATAACAGTCCctgagcagaggggagaggataCAGCATAGGAAACTGGGGACCTTGAGAATTTAGGAATTTCAGGAAGAAACTGAGTCTTTGAAGGGCAAGGAGGTTAGATGGGCCTCTGAAAGGGGGAGAAGAGCTACAAAACATGCTGGAGAGAACGCGGACCCTGGGCTTGCACTCACTTTTCCATTTGCTTCTCCTTTAGCAGCTCCTTGACAGGCTGGATGGGTTTTCCACTGCGGATGAAGTCTGAGACCTAGGACCAAGTGGGAAGAAGCAGGGGGGAGGTGttgggaaagagaagggaaaagaagggTCAGAAATCCCATAGGCCAAGAAACCTGGGCCCCTGAGAGAAGCAGGGAGGTGGAAGGGAGCCCTGGTGGAGGTGGTTGCTGTTTGGACCTCACCTCCTTGCCACGAGCAATGAGTTTGTCAGGAAGCCCAGCCTGGGCAGCGGTGTGGGAGGCATGGCTGGCACTGGCAACACCTTCGCACACTTGATAGAAGAAGACAAGGTCGTTCCCATCCTCACAGGTCTCCATGGTCTTAAAAGAGAATAAAGGGTACATATGTCATCAGTTCTTCTGCTTCCTTCCCTGATACCCTTGGTCAATCACTGTGGTGAGAAACGGAAAGGGACATGGTCCCTCCCTCAGGGAGCCCCTGTTCTGATGGAGATGTTcccagccctgggaaatgctTGCCTTACAGGTGCCTAGGGGCTGGATTGGTTTCCTCACCAAATATTGCACAAGGGGGCCCTGTGGCAGCAGCTGTAGCTGAACGAGGCTCAGAAAGTTGGTGGCCACAAAGACGTGGGGACACGTGGGTCCAAGTGCCAGCCAGTGTCGGATCACAGCGGCCAGAAGCGCGAGCCCATCCACCTGCGCAGAAGGCAGGGGTGAGGGTGTGGGACCACCGGCCCTGGGTGCCCCCTCCTCCTTCTGGGCCTTTCCCACCTCGTGCTCTGTCTCTCTTCTGCCCACACAACCCTCTCTTTCCCTAAGGCTCAGCCTCACTCTCCTGCTCCTTTGTCCTCCTCCACTTTTCCCTCCTTAGTTCCTCTTCAGTTTCTCCCCTCACCGTGTTGGTTCCCTTTCCGAATTCATCAATAAGGACCAGAGACTGCTCAGTGGCATTGTTCACCGCTTTCGCCACCTGCTGGGCACCAGGTGGACAAGGGAGAGTTTCATTAGCATTTGAGGCCTGACCACAGTCTGCCTGTGAAGAAAGCTGCTTGTATATGTGCCCACCCTACTGGACTGCAAGTTCTTTAACGGCAAGGcccatgttttgtttatcctttcattgCCAACTGTGCCCTACACAAAGCCAGGGTTCAATAAAGGTTCATGGTATTGATTCGCCCGGTGTCTGAACTGGGTACTCCCTGCCCCTAGTGTGGAGAGCAGGCAGCAGAGGGAACATTTTTCCCGTTCTACTATTTCTCAGGGATAGGATTCCTTCCCCATCACCCTCTCCCCCAATCCCACCTCCCTTTGCTCCCTTTGACCTGGTTGAGGTCGATCATGAAGGTGGAGAGGCCAAGGGAGATGGATTCGCAGCTGTGAATTCGGGTGAAGATGGCATCTACTGCCCCGATTTCGGCTTCCTCTGCTGGCACAAAGCTGCCCACCAGGGCCATGAATGTGATCAAGCCTACCTGAATAGGGGGAGAGACAGGGCCCAGGGCCTGGTGGTGTGGGCTATGGTGAAGGTGAGGCCAAACTGAAGGATCAATGACAGATCAAGAGAGATGGCCACAGTTTAATAGGTCACAGCCCCTTCTGTTCACTTTATAATCAGTAAAGAGGGACAGGCAGAGGCATACTGAGGAATGGCGTGGACCTATTCAGAGGTGAGGGAAGAGAATTCAGGCCATGGAATGATCATTAGAGCATGGTTCTCCctcagatagagaaagagaacATGAGAGGAAGAGGAGTAGAGGGTGTGAGTTATGGTCTTTTCATGACAGGGGTGGTCAGAGGACAGAAGAAGAGCTGTAGGGACCTGGGTTGCCTGGCAGGTGGGGGGTGGAGATCATGGAGAAGAAGCCAGAGGCCCAGTTTGTAGGGCTTCTCCTACCTGTTTGAGGTATATGCTCTTCCCTGAAGAGTTGGGTCCGGTGATGACTTTGACCCTCCCTTTGTCCCCCCCACATTCTGCGGAGTTGGGCACAAAGGTTCGGGCACAGAGTTCCATCAGAGGATGCCTGCAGTAGGAGGAGAGGTGGCCTGTGGATCCagaagatggggcctttgggcTCCTCGTGTCTATACCTCCACCCCTTTCTGTTCTCACCTGCCATTCTGAATTCGTACCCCAAGAAGCCGAGGGGAGTAACGGGGCCTTGAGTAGCCATAGTCCCGAGCGGCACTGGCGAGAGCCAACAAGACATCTAGGCGGGAGGCAAGGTCCAACACCCGGGTCAAGACAGCCGCCCGTGCCAACACCTGACACTGCAGCTGGTGCATCAGCAGGGTCTCCTGGTCTGGAAGCAGGTGAAGGAGGGAGCTGGGGGTCAGCTCCAGGGGTAAGTGAAGGAGAGACAAGAAGCCAGCAGAGAGACCTAGAAACAGGCTTGCAGACACAGTCGGAAACACCCAGAGACATTTGGAGGAGACGATGCAGAGTCAAGAGTGTGTGAGAGAGAGCAAcagcaggaaggaaaggagactgtCAGCCATCTCCACGCTGCCTGAGCTGCTCCAGCCGTTCACTCCTCCTCACCCCGGATGTCGCAGTGCAGGTCCCCCAGCAATGCATCCAGCTCTTTGGTTCGAGCACTACGGTAGTGCAGCTTCTCCTCTGAGAGGAACTGGGTACAAGGGTTCAAAGCTATGGTCTTTGCATCTCTTAGTTCTCATCCTCTCTAACCCCACCTCTAGCCCtgaccctgatttttttttctgctttgtctCAGATCAGGCAAAGATCTAAGTAAAACTACAGAAGAGGGATCCCACGTTGGGGGGTGCTGATGGGGTAaagccctccctcagctgctgaTTCACTTTCCTTATCACCCCCTACAGAGGTTGAGGGTCTCACCATGAAGTCCAGACCCTCGATCTCAAAGTCACTGGTCTCCACCATGGAAAGCAGGCGGGGAATAGAAAGAAGGAAGCCAATCTGGGGAGAGTAAAGAAGAGATAAAGAGGACAGTGATGCACTGGGCGCCCTCTTTCCTTACAGAAAGCCAGAGTTTCCTGTATCCCCCCGAGTGCTTCCCTCAAGGGGAATAAAGCCACCAAAAAGGTATTCATGTTCTTCAGTTTTCTCCAAGAGCTCTCTTACCTACCAATGTGTCCTTCATAAGCCTAATGTCTCCCCTTAAAAGCCCCTGGAGATTACATCCACCCTCCTGCCCTCACCAGGGGGATGTAGATGACACTGCATGAAGGAATACGGGAATCCAGATTCTCCAGTTCTTTCTGAGCGACCTCAGTGAGGAAACTAGGAAGTCCCATCAGCCTTCGTTTTTCTAGGAGGGTGGAAGATGTATAGATATCGAAAGTAAGGTTCCCGCCCTGGTTGCTAGGTAGCTTGCTGAC
It encodes the following:
- the VWA7 gene encoding von Willebrand factor A domain-containing protein 7 isoform X1; translated protein: MSEGRGRGSQLEQIRYLRQSGKREQSRCPWRQTMPGLPWNCCCLLLPSVPQVHVSAMLPVDVPLSHLGPSVLLLLQLLLPPASAFFPNIWSLLAAPGSITHQDLTEEAALNVTLQLFLEQPPPGRPPLLLEDFLGRTLLADDLFAAYFGPGSPSRRFRAALGEVSRANAAQDFLPTSRNDPDLHFDDERLGQGRTRLVGALRETLVAARALDHTLARQRLGAALHALQDFYSHSNWVEMGRQQPHPQLLWPRQELQSLAQVDDPTCSDCEELSCPGNLLGFTLLTSGYFGTHPSKPPGKCSHGGHFDQSSSQPPRGGINKDSTSPGFSPHHMLHLQAAKLALLASIQAFSLLRSRLGDRGFSRLLDITPASSLSFVLDTTGSMGEEINAAKIQARHIVEQRLGSPMEPSHYILVPFHDPGFGPVFTTSDPDSFWKQLNELHALGGGDEPEMCLSALELALLHTPPLSDIFVFTDASPKDAFLTNQVEALTQERRCRVTFLVTEDPSRFHGRARREVLSPLRFEPYEAVALASGGEVIFTKDQYIRDVAAIVGDSIADLVTLPLEPSVVVPERPLVFSVDGRLQRVTVRIHGEVSSFWIRNPAGVSQGQEEGDGPLGHTRRFGQFWMVTMNDPLQTGTWEIQVTAEGIPRVRVQAQTSLDFLFHFGIPKEDGPHPGLYPLTQPVAGLQTQLLVEVTGLGSRGHPGDPLPHFSHVVLRGVPQGAELGRVPLEPVGPRERGLFAASLPPTLMSTTGPFSLEIIGQDGAGQGLHRAAPQPCAVVPVLLELSGPPGFLAPGTKALLSLHIASFSGPRDLDLRTSVNPSFTLTSNLSRVSLEQNESAWGRLWLEVPDSAAPDSVVMVTVTATDREASTVPPTHAFLRLLVLAPAPQNQLPAPVYSTDPVLTTTSPTLHPSTSVTRGRAGGGLVGNPWWGTVGGALILLGLASC
- the VWA7 gene encoding von Willebrand factor A domain-containing protein 7 isoform X2, giving the protein MLPVDVPLSHLGPSVLLLLQLLLPPASAFFPNIWSLLAAPGSITHQDLTEEAALNVTLQLFLEQPPPGRPPLLLEDFLGRTLLADDLFAAYFGPGSPSRRFRAALGEVSRANAAQDFLPTSRNDPDLHFDDERLGQGRTRLVGALRETLVAARALDHTLARQRLGAALHALQDFYSHSNWVEMGRQQPHPQLLWPRQELQSLAQVDDPTCSDCEELSCPGNLLGFTLLTSGYFGTHPSKPPGKCSHGGHFDQSSSQPPRGGINKDSTSPGFSPHHMLHLQAAKLALLASIQAFSLLRSRLGDRGFSRLLDITPASSLSFVLDTTGSMGEEINAAKIQARHIVEQRLGSPMEPSHYILVPFHDPGFGPVFTTSDPDSFWKQLNELHALGGGDEPEMCLSALELALLHTPPLSDIFVFTDASPKDAFLTNQVEALTQERRCRVTFLVTEDPSRFHGRARREVLSPLRFEPYEAVALASGGEVIFTKDQYIRDVAAIVGDSIADLVTLPLEPSVVVPERPLVFSVDGRLQRVTVRIHGEVSSFWIRNPAGVSQGQEEGDGPLGHTRRFGQFWMVTMNDPLQTGTWEIQVTAEGIPRVRVQAQTSLDFLFHFGIPKEDGPHPGLYPLTQPVAGLQTQLLVEVTGLGSRGHPGDPLPHFSHVVLRGVPQGAELGRVPLEPVGPRERGLFAASLPPTLMSTTGPFSLEIIGQDGAGQGLHRAAPQPCAVVPVLLELSGPPGFLAPGTKALLSLHIASFSGPRDLDLRTSVNPSFTLTSNLSRVSLEQNESAWGRLWLEVPDSAAPDSVVMVTVTATDREASTVPPTHAFLRLLVLAPAPQNQLPAPVYSTDPVLTTTSPTLHPSTSVTRGRAGGGLVGNPWWGTVGGALILLGLASC